A window from Sinanaerobacter sp. ZZT-01 encodes these proteins:
- the speD gene encoding adenosylmethionine decarboxylase — MNDKLRLYGFNNLTKSLSFNIYDVCYAKSEREQKDYIAYIDEQYNSDRLTKILYHVSEMIGAHVLNVSKQDYEPQGASVTILLAEEQMVRSGSCKCVEEEIITKGETVLAHLDKSHVTVHTYPEYHPGTCIATFRVDIDVATCGEITPLSTLDYLIQSFDSDIITMDYRVRGFTRDIEGKKLFMDQSMTSIQDYIDDKTLKKYDAIDINVYQSNLFHTKMLIKEIDLKNYLFKTDVYEIPPKTRLDITNSLRREMIEIFTGSNIYD, encoded by the coding sequence ATGAATGACAAATTGCGATTATATGGATTTAATAATTTAACCAAATCATTGAGTTTTAATATTTATGATGTCTGCTATGCAAAGAGCGAACGAGAACAAAAAGACTATATTGCCTATATTGATGAGCAGTATAATTCCGATCGTTTAACAAAGATACTTTACCACGTATCCGAAATGATAGGTGCGCATGTATTAAATGTTTCAAAACAGGATTATGAGCCGCAAGGAGCGAGCGTTACTATTTTGCTTGCTGAAGAACAAATGGTTCGCTCGGGTTCATGTAAGTGCGTTGAAGAAGAAATCATAACAAAGGGTGAAACTGTTCTTGCACACTTGGATAAGAGCCATGTAACGGTACACACTTATCCGGAATATCACCCAGGAACATGCATCGCGACATTTCGTGTGGATATCGATGTAGCTACCTGCGGTGAAATCACACCTTTGTCTACATTAGATTATTTAATTCAAAGCTTTGATTCGGATATCATAACCATGGATTATCGTGTTCGTGGATTTACAAGAGATATTGAAGGTAAAAAACTTTTTATGGATCAAAGCATGACTTCAATTCAAGATTATATTGATGATAAAACGCTGAAAAAATATGATGCCATTGACATTAATGTGTATCAATCCAATCTTTTTCATACAAAGATGCTGATTAAGGAGATTGATTTAAAGAATTATCTATTTAAAACAGACGTATACGAAATACCCCCAAAAACAAGATTGGATATTACCAATAGTCTAAGGCGGGAAATGATAGAGATTTTTACTGGAAGTAATATTTATGATTAG
- the speE gene encoding polyamine aminopropyltransferase produces the protein MDLWYTERHTDDVKFSIKVNRQLYSEQSEFQRIDVFESKQFGRFLTLDGYMMLTEKDEFIYHEMIVHVPMAVHPDVKTVLVIGAGDGGVIRELSKYETIKQIDMVEIDEKVVAVCKKYLPVTACCLEDPRVKIYYQDGLRFIRTKNQEYDLIIVDSTDPFGPGEGLFTKEFYGNCYKALKEDGIMVNQHESPFYPDDAIAMQRAHKRIVESFEISKVYQAHIPTYPSGHWLFGFASKKYHPTRDFLPERWQKKELKTKYYNTQIHLGAFALPTYVEELLKDVE, from the coding sequence ATGGATTTGTGGTATACAGAACGGCATACCGATGATGTGAAATTTTCTATAAAAGTAAATCGGCAGTTATATTCAGAGCAAAGTGAATTTCAAAGAATTGATGTGTTTGAGTCAAAGCAATTTGGACGATTTTTAACTTTAGACGGATACATGATGCTGACGGAAAAGGATGAATTTATTTATCATGAAATGATTGTACATGTTCCAATGGCAGTACATCCGGATGTGAAAACTGTCTTGGTGATCGGTGCAGGTGACGGCGGTGTCATTCGCGAGCTATCAAAGTATGAGACAATCAAGCAGATTGATATGGTTGAAATTGATGAAAAGGTCGTAGCGGTTTGTAAAAAATATTTACCGGTTACTGCCTGTTGTTTGGAAGATCCAAGAGTGAAAATCTATTATCAGGATGGATTGCGATTCATTCGCACAAAAAATCAAGAGTACGATTTGATTATCGTAGATTCAACCGATCCTTTTGGTCCGGGGGAAGGACTTTTCACAAAAGAGTTCTATGGGAATTGTTATAAAGCATTAAAGGAAGATGGTATCATGGTAAATCAACATGAAAGTCCGTTTTATCCGGATGATGCGATTGCGATGCAAAGAGCACATAAGAGAATTGTAGAAAGCTTTGAAATAAGCAAGGTGTATCAGGCACATATTCCTACTTATCCTTCCGGGCATTGGCTGTTTGGATTTGCTTCGAAAAAATATCACCCGACACGAGACTTCTTACCAGAAAGATGGCAGAAAAAAGAATTAAAGACAAAGTATTATAATACACAGATTCATTTAGGGGCATTTGCATTGCCAACCTATGTAGAGGAGCTTTTAAAAGATGTGGAATAA
- a CDS encoding lytic transglycosylase domain-containing protein codes for MSKVINFASINDTAAVRAKERDKKVPSNFQNFLEKEMGASDGKEIDLDSIFERAAEEYQVPLNLLKAVAKAESNFNTQAISRCGAQGVMQLMPETAAALGVKDAFDPEQNIFGGANYLAQKLKQYSGDINLTLASYNAGSGNVKKYGGVPPFKETQNYINKVIGYMGENVAASRTSSRISFKTGDAIEMDSLEQISYSELLQAMLQIDILSQKLGSLTEIGDMNDGAE; via the coding sequence ATGAGTAAGGTAATTAATTTTGCAAGTATAAATGATACAGCAGCAGTCAGAGCAAAAGAGCGGGATAAAAAAGTGCCTTCCAATTTTCAAAATTTCTTAGAGAAAGAAATGGGAGCATCAGATGGTAAAGAAATTGATTTAGACTCTATCTTTGAACGTGCGGCTGAAGAATATCAAGTTCCGCTGAATCTTTTAAAAGCGGTAGCAAAGGCGGAATCCAATTTTAATACACAAGCAATTTCAAGATGCGGTGCACAAGGCGTAATGCAGTTAATGCCGGAGACTGCTGCGGCACTTGGAGTAAAGGATGCTTTCGACCCGGAACAAAATATTTTCGGCGGGGCAAATTACTTGGCGCAGAAGTTAAAACAGTATAGTGGAGATATCAATTTGACTTTAGCTTCATACAATGCCGGAAGTGGAAATGTTAAAAAATATGGCGGCGTTCCCCCATTTAAGGAAACACAAAATTATATAAATAAAGTAATCGGCTATATGGGAGAAAACGTGGCGGCAAGCAGGACATCAAGCAGAATATCATTTAAAACAGGTGATGCAATAGAAATGGATTCGTTAGAGCAGATTTCGTACAGCGAGTTACTACAGGCAATGCTGCAAATCGACATTCTTAGTCAAAAGCTTGGAAGTTTGACCGAAATAGGAGACATGAATGATGGAGCGGAATAA
- a CDS encoding aminotransferase, translating into MKIKTFKVEQWMNEYENDAVYNLAETCVDSLTLRELLILAEKNPEEFMKGLADTRMTYSHIYGSDAYRNGISGLYEKIEPHQVIPTHGAIGGNHLALLSILERGDSMVSVMPTYQQHYSIPESIGAEVNILQLTPEKGFLPDLKELKRMVKGNTKLITINNPNNPSGSLIPQEMLEEIVYIASKAGAYILSDEVYRGLSIDESYMPSITDLYEKGISVGSMSKVFSLAGLRMGWIAARCQEVLDLCKERRDYDTISCGVMDDIFASVALESKEAIFKRNREIIKKNRKILDDWVNAEPHITYTKPEAGTTALLYYDFKVPSREFCKNLLKDTGVFFTPGECFELEYCVRIGYAYDSKTLAEGLKKLSEYMKQVYKEG; encoded by the coding sequence ATGAAGATAAAAACGTTTAAGGTGGAGCAATGGATGAACGAATATGAGAATGATGCGGTGTATAATTTGGCGGAAACCTGCGTAGATTCGCTTACGCTGAGAGAGCTTTTAATATTGGCGGAGAAGAATCCGGAGGAATTTATGAAAGGGTTAGCTGATACAAGAATGACATATAGTCATATCTATGGATCAGACGCTTATCGCAATGGAATAAGTGGATTATATGAAAAGATTGAACCACATCAGGTTATCCCTACCCACGGAGCAATTGGCGGAAATCATCTGGCATTGCTTTCAATTTTGGAACGAGGAGATTCTATGGTTTCGGTGATGCCTACTTATCAGCAGCATTACTCCATTCCGGAATCGATCGGTGCAGAGGTAAACATACTGCAGCTGACACCAGAAAAGGGATTTCTTCCTGACTTAAAAGAGCTGAAACGTATGGTCAAAGGCAATACAAAGCTGATTACAATCAATAATCCAAATAATCCGTCCGGCTCTTTGATCCCGCAGGAAATGCTGGAAGAAATCGTATACATTGCCTCTAAAGCAGGAGCTTATATTCTCAGCGACGAAGTATATAGAGGATTAAGCATCGATGAAAGCTATATGCCGTCTATAACAGACCTGTACGAAAAAGGGATCAGCGTGGGGAGCATGTCAAAGGTGTTTTCATTGGCAGGTCTTCGTATGGGCTGGATCGCAGCCCGTTGTCAAGAAGTCCTTGATTTGTGCAAAGAACGAAGAGATTATGATACGATCAGCTGTGGCGTAATGGATGATATCTTTGCTTCTGTTGCGCTGGAAAGTAAAGAGGCCATTTTTAAGCGAAACAGAGAAATCATTAAAAAAAATCGAAAAATTCTGGATGACTGGGTGAATGCGGAACCGCATATTACGTATACAAAACCGGAGGCGGGAACCACTGCATTGCTGTATTATGATTTTAAAGTACCTTCCAGAGAATTCTGTAAAAATTTATTAAAGGATACAGGTGTTTTTTTTACTCCTGGAGAATGCTTTGAATTGGAGTATTGCGTAAGAATCGGTTACGCATACGATTCCAAAACTTTGGCAGAAGGTTTAAAAAAGTTAAGCGAGTATATGAAACAAGTTTATAAGGAAGGTTAA
- the flgC gene encoding flagellar basal body rod protein FlgC, whose amino-acid sequence MAFLNTLNINGSALTAQRLRLSIISENLTNRDTTRTESGGPYRRKTVAFEAIEKGDFKSLMNRALGKQPASGNGVGGVRVSEIIEDESPFKTVYDPTHPDADERGYVNLPNVNILQETIDAMSASRSYEANVTAINAVKLMASKALEVGK is encoded by the coding sequence TTGGCATTTTTGAATACTTTGAATATTAATGGTTCTGCTTTGACTGCTCAGCGACTGCGGTTGAGCATCATTTCAGAAAACTTGACGAATCGAGATACGACAAGAACAGAATCAGGAGGTCCTTATAGAAGAAAGACGGTAGCGTTTGAAGCAATTGAAAAAGGGGATTTTAAATCTTTGATGAACCGAGCACTGGGAAAGCAGCCGGCATCAGGAAATGGTGTGGGTGGTGTGCGTGTGAGCGAGATTATTGAAGATGAGTCACCTTTTAAAACCGTTTACGATCCAACACATCCGGATGCAGATGAGAGAGGTTATGTAAATTTACCAAATGTAAATATTTTACAAGAAACAATAGACGCAATGAGCGCTTCACGTTCTTACGAAGCGAATGTCACGGCAATCAATGCCGTTAAGTTAATGGCATCAAAAGCCTTAGAGGTTGGTAAATAA
- the nspC gene encoding carboxynorspermidine decarboxylase — protein sequence MMKHFNIATPFYLIDEERLVKNLKILKQVMDETDCRILLAQKCFSMFSVYPLIGKYLSGTTASGLFEAKLGADYMGLENHIFSVAYREEEIDEIFNICDHIIFNSFSQWEKYKRKAMELKKECGLRINPECSTQEGHAIYDPCSPYSRMGITKKNFHSDQSEGISGLHFHTLCEQNSDALKVTIDAVEKQFGEILPKMKWLNFGGGHHITRSDYDIETLVQLIHRMKERYGVTVYLEPGEAVALNAGYLVTTVLDVIDNGMEIAIVDTSAACHMPDVLEMPYRPEVIGAGKPGEKKYTYRLGAPTCLAGDFIGDYSFDQPLQIGDQLCFCDMAIYSMVKNNTFNGMNLPSIALREAEDIKVIKTFGYEDFKSRLS from the coding sequence ATGATGAAACATTTTAATATAGCTACTCCTTTTTATTTAATTGATGAAGAACGACTGGTGAAAAATTTAAAGATATTAAAACAAGTTATGGATGAAACGGATTGCCGCATTTTACTTGCACAAAAATGCTTTTCCATGTTTTCCGTGTATCCGCTGATCGGAAAGTATCTTAGCGGAACAACAGCAAGCGGACTTTTTGAAGCAAAGCTTGGAGCAGACTATATGGGTTTGGAAAATCATATTTTTTCAGTAGCTTATAGAGAAGAAGAGATCGATGAGATTTTTAATATCTGTGATCATATTATATTCAATTCTTTTTCTCAATGGGAGAAATATAAGCGGAAAGCGATGGAATTAAAAAAAGAGTGCGGCCTTCGAATAAACCCGGAATGCTCGACGCAGGAAGGACATGCAATTTATGATCCCTGTTCTCCTTATTCCAGAATGGGGATCACAAAAAAGAATTTTCATTCAGATCAATCAGAGGGTATAAGTGGCCTTCATTTTCATACATTATGTGAACAAAATTCAGATGCATTAAAAGTAACAATTGATGCAGTTGAAAAACAATTTGGAGAGATACTCCCTAAAATGAAATGGTTGAATTTCGGTGGGGGACATCATATTACTCGTTCGGATTATGATATTGAGACGCTGGTTCAATTGATTCATCGTATGAAAGAACGGTATGGTGTGACTGTTTATTTGGAGCCCGGTGAAGCAGTCGCACTGAATGCAGGGTATTTAGTAACAACGGTATTGGATGTAATTGACAATGGTATGGAGATTGCCATCGTTGATACATCGGCAGCTTGTCACATGCCGGATGTTTTAGAGATGCCATATCGTCCGGAAGTAATTGGAGCGGGTAAACCGGGAGAGAAAAAATATACGTACCGCTTAGGAGCACCTACCTGCTTAGCTGGAGATTTCATCGGGGACTATTCCTTTGATCAACCATTGCAAATTGGCGATCAACTCTGTTTTTGTGATATGGCGATTTATTCCATGGTTAAGAATAATACATTCAATGGCATGAATCTTCCATCTATTGCATTAAGAGAAGCAGAAGATATAAAAGTCATTAAGACGTTTGGATATGAAGATTTTAAAAGTCGTCTCAGTTAA
- a CDS encoding aminotransferase class I/II-fold pyridoxal phosphate-dependent enzyme gives MHLDQRHMPIFEALQKFKKDRIVPFDVPGHKRGKGNLELTDFLGEKCMSVDVNSMKPLDNLCHPVSVISEAERLAADAFGAAHAFFMVGGTTSSVQTMVFAACKSGEKIIMPRNVHRSAINALILSGATPIYVNPDIDEELGISLGMRLSELEKTILENPDAKAVLVNNPTYYGICSNIKGIVELAHRYGMLVLADEAHGTHFYFDEELPISAMEAGADMAAVSMHKSGGSLTQSSFLLLGEEMNADYVRQIINLTQTTSASYLLLSSLDVSRKNLALNGKEIFKKVRDLADYARNEINQIGDYYAYSSERINKDSIYDFDVTKLSVNTLNVGLAGIEVYDLLRDEYGIQIEFGDIGNILAYISVGDRERDIERLVSALAEIRRRYKKERAGMLDHEYMSPLVAETPQNAFYGEKKSLPIMETAGYVCGEFVMCYPPGIPILAPGEKITNDILNYIQYAKGKGCFMTGPEDMKIEHINVIAGKE, from the coding sequence ATGCATTTGGATCAAAGGCATATGCCAATTTTTGAGGCTTTACAGAAATTTAAAAAAGATCGGATTGTACCATTTGATGTACCTGGGCATAAAAGAGGAAAGGGAAACTTGGAACTGACTGATTTTCTAGGCGAAAAATGTATGTCGGTTGATGTAAATTCCATGAAGCCGCTTGATAATTTATGCCATCCGGTTTCCGTTATTTCCGAAGCGGAAAGACTTGCAGCAGATGCGTTTGGTGCAGCACATGCCTTTTTTATGGTAGGAGGAACCACTTCCTCTGTCCAGACTATGGTTTTTGCTGCCTGTAAGTCAGGCGAGAAGATTATCATGCCGAGAAATGTGCATCGAAGTGCAATCAATGCATTAATTTTAAGTGGTGCAACTCCGATCTATGTCAATCCGGATATTGATGAAGAGCTTGGCATATCTTTAGGAATGCGTTTGAGTGAACTGGAAAAAACCATCTTAGAGAATCCGGATGCAAAAGCTGTTTTAGTAAACAATCCAACTTATTATGGAATTTGCTCGAATATAAAAGGAATTGTAGAGCTTGCGCATCGATACGGGATGTTGGTATTGGCGGACGAGGCGCATGGCACACACTTTTATTTTGATGAGGAGCTTCCGATTTCCGCTATGGAGGCAGGAGCAGATATGGCGGCTGTCAGTATGCATAAATCCGGTGGAAGTTTAACGCAAAGTTCATTTTTACTGTTAGGGGAAGAAATGAATGCAGACTATGTAAGGCAAATCATTAATCTGACACAAACAACGAGCGCTTCTTACTTATTGTTGTCCAGTTTAGATGTATCCAGAAAGAATTTAGCTTTAAACGGAAAGGAAATCTTTAAAAAGGTAAGAGATTTAGCTGATTATGCAAGGAATGAAATCAATCAAATCGGCGATTATTATGCTTATTCCAGTGAAAGAATCAATAAGGATTCTATTTATGATTTTGATGTGACTAAATTATCAGTAAACACACTGAATGTTGGGTTGGCGGGGATTGAAGTTTACGATCTGCTAAGAGATGAGTACGGCATTCAGATAGAATTTGGAGATATTGGAAATATACTGGCTTATATCTCTGTGGGAGACCGGGAACGTGATATTGAACGTCTAGTCAGCGCACTTGCAGAAATACGCCGCAGGTATAAAAAAGAAAGAGCAGGGATGCTGGATCACGAATATATGAGTCCACTTGTGGCAGAAACTCCGCAGAACGCTTTTTACGGAGAAAAAAAATCGCTGCCGATCATGGAAACGGCTGGATATGTGTGCGGAGAATTCGTCATGTGCTACCCTCCCGGTATTCCGATTTTGGCACCGGGGGAGAAAATTACAAATGATATATTGAATTATATTCAATATGCAAAAGGAAAAGGTTGTTTCATGACCGGACCTGAGGATATGAAGATAGAACATATCAATGTTATAGCTGGAAAGGAGTAA
- a CDS encoding GGDEF domain-containing protein: MQISNLFWGIVLIEFLTELSVFSVLKMRYAFSESVNEFQYLRQYVFTPSFINLVSVFFSSVFQHSKNRTTDQKNDAVLFTGIVMCFVITYFHDTVFIVYAIYVIPIMVTILFGESKKTRIVFFSSMFFSSVNWLRSFIHIGGALELFFINLTAFYAVLLAAYLICQVLISYNKENLIYLKSGHRLQESLREQVKQDPLTGLYNQNTFFSYIETVLNEDTPKGKATTLAIMDLDDFKKINDTYGHSTGNEVLTSLSKMLRIFFSEENEFTSRYGGEEFAILFRETTKETAAEKIDYFRKEFSRLSFSSMNNENVTFSVGVAQSNFLRDSPDDLFDRADNALYQAKALGKDRTIVFT, from the coding sequence ATGCAGATCTCAAACCTTTTTTGGGGTATTGTGTTGATTGAGTTTCTTACCGAGTTATCTGTTTTTTCTGTTTTAAAAATGCGATATGCTTTTAGCGAAAGTGTTAATGAATTCCAATATTTAAGGCAGTATGTTTTTACTCCCTCATTCATTAATCTTGTATCTGTTTTTTTCTCATCTGTCTTTCAACATTCGAAAAATAGGACTACGGATCAAAAGAATGATGCGGTTTTATTTACTGGAATCGTAATGTGTTTTGTCATCACCTATTTTCACGATACCGTATTTATTGTGTATGCAATCTATGTCATACCGATTATGGTGACAATATTATTTGGTGAATCGAAAAAGACGAGAATCGTCTTTTTCAGCAGTATGTTTTTTTCTTCTGTTAACTGGCTGCGTTCCTTTATTCATATAGGAGGGGCATTGGAACTTTTTTTTATTAATTTAACTGCATTTTATGCTGTTTTGCTTGCAGCCTATCTGATCTGCCAAGTTTTGATTTCCTACAATAAAGAAAATTTGATTTATTTAAAATCCGGTCATCGGCTGCAAGAGAGCCTGCGAGAACAGGTTAAGCAGGATCCTCTTACCGGTCTTTATAATCAAAATACATTTTTTTCATATATTGAAACAGTATTAAATGAGGATACACCTAAGGGAAAAGCGACAACACTTGCTATTATGGATTTGGATGATTTTAAAAAGATTAACGATACGTATGGACACTCTACCGGAAATGAGGTCTTAACAAGCCTATCTAAAATGCTTCGTATCTTTTTTTCAGAGGAGAATGAATTTACATCACGTTATGGAGGTGAGGAGTTTGCAATTTTATTTCGAGAGACAACGAAAGAAACGGCAGCAGAAAAAATTGATTATTTTCGCAAAGAGTTTTCAAGATTATCTTTTTCTTCGATGAATAATGAGAATGTTACTTTTAGCGTCGGTGTTGCCCAATCGAATTTTTTAAGGGACAGTCCTGATGATTTGTTCGACCGTGCAGATAATGCATTATATCAAGCAAAAGCACTGGGAAAAGACAGAACGATTGTTTTTACATAG
- a CDS encoding N-acetylmuramoyl-L-alanine amidase, which yields MSMQPSIENLEPSQRRQLRRERLKRKRIKRKRLQKKLIFFAVSVLTLFFFRSVMIHSGFIGKESGTSHVFEDLWDLNDDLLGTVMLDAGHGGNDCGTDAGAILEKELNLQITLKIQKKLEKKGVRVFMTRNDDTYLSRDARVAMAKKENPDLFISIHQNSFTDSSVRGMGIWYNEKKTIGGEESYILAKKIEEKIAADTQIISRGIVADTDLQVLRQTEVAAVLIEIGYVTNPEDWKLIVSDEYQERAAERITEAAVAYLMQQNGDELV from the coding sequence ATGTCTATGCAGCCATCGATAGAAAATTTAGAACCGAGTCAACGCAGGCAGCTTCGCAGAGAACGGTTAAAAAGAAAAAGGATAAAAAGAAAAAGGCTACAGAAAAAATTGATTTTTTTTGCAGTCAGTGTTTTAACGCTTTTCTTTTTTCGAAGTGTAATGATTCATTCTGGTTTCATTGGAAAAGAGAGTGGGACAAGCCATGTTTTTGAAGACTTATGGGATTTAAATGATGATTTGCTGGGGACAGTGATGCTCGATGCTGGACATGGCGGAAATGACTGTGGAACGGATGCAGGAGCTATTTTAGAAAAAGAATTGAATTTACAAATTACGCTTAAGATACAAAAAAAATTAGAAAAAAAAGGAGTAAGGGTCTTTATGACTCGAAATGATGATACGTATTTATCACGAGATGCGCGGGTGGCTATGGCAAAAAAAGAAAATCCGGATCTATTTATAAGCATTCATCAAAATTCCTTTACTGACAGCAGTGTCAGAGGAATGGGTATATGGTATAACGAAAAGAAAACAATCGGAGGAGAAGAAAGCTATATTTTAGCAAAAAAAATAGAAGAGAAAATTGCAGCGGACACGCAGATCATAAGTCGAGGGATTGTAGCGGATACAGACTTGCAGGTCTTACGTCAAACGGAAGTCGCAGCTGTCTTGATCGAAATCGGTTATGTTACAAATCCAGAAGATTGGAAGTTGATTGTTTCCGACGAATATCAGGAAAGGGCTGCAGAGCGCATCACAGAGGCTGCGGTTGCATATCTGATGCAGCAAAACGGAGACGAATTGGTGTGA
- the speB gene encoding agmatinase, producing MWNKNVETFIGCDAEYEDAGIVLFGAPFDSTTSFRPGTRFASRTMRSESFGLETYSPYQDKDLQEINVFDGGDLELSFGNPLNALDQIKETTNKIIHDSKIPCMIGGEHLVTFGAVQAVFESYKELRVIHFDAHSDLREAYLGERLSHASVIRRIWDLVGDGCIHQFGIRSGEREEFQWAKEHTNLNKFSFEGLEDAITACQGYPVYFTIDLDVLDPSVFPGTGTPEAGGVTFMELLEAIKKVAALDIIGMDVNELAPIYDPSGASTAVACKILRELLLAVGSK from the coding sequence ATGTGGAATAAAAACGTAGAAACCTTTATTGGATGCGATGCAGAGTACGAGGATGCGGGCATTGTTCTCTTTGGAGCACCGTTTGATTCGACAACTTCGTTTCGACCCGGGACGAGATTTGCAAGCAGAACCATGCGAAGTGAATCCTTTGGTTTGGAAACATATAGTCCGTATCAGGATAAAGATTTACAGGAAATCAATGTTTTTGACGGTGGAGACTTGGAACTTAGCTTTGGAAATCCATTGAATGCTTTAGATCAAATTAAAGAAACGACGAATAAAATCATTCATGATAGTAAAATTCCCTGCATGATTGGAGGAGAACATCTAGTGACATTTGGTGCAGTACAAGCGGTGTTTGAATCTTATAAAGAGCTTCGTGTCATTCATTTTGATGCGCATTCTGATTTGAGAGAAGCGTACTTGGGTGAACGTTTGTCACATGCTTCTGTAATTCGAAGGATATGGGACTTGGTAGGTGACGGCTGCATTCATCAATTTGGAATTCGAAGCGGAGAACGTGAGGAATTTCAATGGGCAAAAGAGCACACGAACCTTAACAAATTTTCTTTTGAAGGCTTAGAAGATGCAATAACAGCCTGCCAGGGATATCCTGTATATTTTACCATTGATTTAGATGTACTGGACCCTTCCGTCTTCCCGGGAACAGGAACGCCAGAGGCGGGTGGTGTTACATTTATGGAATTGCTTGAGGCGATAAAAAAAGTGGCTGCATTGGACATTATCGGCATGGATGTGAATGAATTAGCTCCGATTTATGACCCTAGTGGAGCGTCTACAGCGGTTGCTTGTAAAATACTTCGAGAATTATTACTGGCAGTTGGGAGCAAATAA
- a CDS encoding saccharopine dehydrogenase family protein has protein sequence MGKALIIGCGGVASVAIHKCCQNSTVFEEIMIASRTKSKCDQLKRELEGKTKTKIYTAQVDADNVAELVALINEFKPKVVLNLALPYQDLTIMDACLETKTHYIDTANYEPLDTAKFEYKWQWAYQERFKEAGITALLGSGFDPGVTSVFSAYAMKHHFDEINEIDILDCNGGDHGYPFATNFNPEINIREVSANGSYWEDGKWIETEPMEIKREYNFKGVGKKDMYLLHHEELESLALNIKGIHRIRFFMTFGQSYLTHLKCLENVGMTSIEPIEFEGKQIVPLQFLKAVLPDPSSLGPRTVGKTNIGCIFKGKKDGKDKTYYLYNICDHQECYKEVGSQAVSYTTGVPAMIGAMLIMNGTWKGNGVFNIEQFDPDPFMDALNQWGLPWEEEFNPVLVD, from the coding sequence ATGGGTAAGGCGTTAATTATTGGCTGTGGGGGTGTTGCGAGTGTCGCAATTCATAAATGCTGTCAAAACAGTACGGTTTTTGAAGAAATTATGATCGCGAGCCGTACAAAAAGTAAGTGCGACCAATTAAAGCGTGAATTAGAAGGAAAGACAAAAACAAAGATTTATACGGCACAGGTAGATGCGGATAATGTAGCGGAATTGGTTGCATTAATCAATGAATTTAAACCAAAGGTTGTATTGAATTTAGCACTTCCATATCAAGACTTAACCATCATGGATGCATGCTTAGAAACGAAGACGCATTACATTGATACAGCAAATTATGAGCCTTTGGATACGGCGAAATTTGAATATAAGTGGCAATGGGCATACCAGGAACGATTCAAAGAAGCGGGGATTACAGCTCTTCTCGGTAGTGGATTTGATCCGGGAGTAACCAGTGTATTTTCTGCATATGCAATGAAACATCATTTTGATGAAATCAATGAAATCGATATTTTAGATTGCAATGGCGGCGATCATGGGTATCCGTTTGCAACAAACTTTAATCCTGAGATTAATATTCGTGAAGTATCCGCCAATGGAAGCTATTGGGAAGATGGCAAATGGATTGAAACAGAGCCGATGGAGATCAAAAGAGAATATAACTTTAAAGGCGTAGGGAAAAAAGACATGTATTTGTTGCATCATGAAGAATTGGAATCATTAGCTCTCAATATTAAGGGTATTCATAGAATTCGTTTCTTTATGACCTTTGGACAAAGTTATCTTACTCACTTGAAGTGCCTTGAAAATGTTGGAATGACTTCGATCGAACCAATTGAGTTTGAAGGAAAGCAGATTGTGCCGCTTCAGTTCTTAAAAGCTGTGCTTCCGGACCCATCCAGTCTTGGACCAAGAACGGTAGGTAAAACGAATATCGGCTGTATTTTTAAAGGGAAGAAAGATGGAAAGGATAAAACCTACTATCTATACAATATCTGTGACCACCAGGAATGCTATAAAGAGGTTGGTTCACAAGCAGTCAGCTATACCACCGGTGTTCCGGCTATGATTGGTGCGATGCTTATTATGAACGGCACATGGAAAGGAAACGGTGTCTTTAACATTGAGCAATTCGATCCCGATCCATTTATGGATGCGCTAAATCAATGGGGACTTCCATGGGAAGAAGAGTTTAATCCGGTATTAGTGGATTAG